The genome window CAGGTGGGGCTCTCCCGCAGCATCAGCCACTGGCCCAGGAGCAGGGCGGCGGCGACGACCGCGGCCGAGCCGACCGACCAGCGCCAGATGTCCGCGCCGACGTCCAGGTTGAAGAAGAGCAGGGCGAGCGCGAGGTTGCTGGTGGTGGCGACGTACCAGACGGCCTGCCACAGGTTCAGCCGCCCGCCGAGCTTCGCGGGCGTGTACTCGGCGAGCAGCGCCATGGCGACGGCGAAGTCGATGCCGTATGCGACGCCCACCAGGACCCGGCCGAACCAGACCACGGTGAAGTCACCGGCGAAGGCGGCCAGCAGGGCGCCCGCGATGGCGAACACCTTGGCGATGAGCAGCGGGGGAACACGGCCGATCCGGGTGGCGAGCCAGCCGCCGACCGGGTTGAAGATGATCGCCAGGGCCGGAGCGGTGGCCGTGAGGATCGAGACCTGGGTGCTGGTGAGCTCCATCTGGGACGTCATCGGCCCCAGACCGGCGCTCAGCGCGGCGTTCGAATAGGCGTCGAGAAACAGCCCGCCGAACACGAGAAACCAGATGACCTGCGCCCGGCCGGTGATCTTTCCCAGCCCATCGATGAGCGCAACGACGTCGGCGACGCCTTTGACGCTCGGACGTTGTGCCATGAATCCGCCTTCGAGGAAGACCCATCGGCGGCACGGGGAGCACAAAAAAACAGGCATGACGAAACCACCGACAGGTGGTCTATGTCTGTGCCTGTCAAAACACTGCGGAAAGCGCCGCAGCACGTGAACTGCAAGGAATGCGAACTACGCAGTGAGGTTAAGAACGAGCCAGGAGAAACGTCAAGGGTTTCCGGCAGATTACTTGAACGTGACATGGGTCCGGAGGGCGGGAGCGGGGTCGAGCGAGAGGTGCGCGCGGGGGCGGGGCGATCCGCACGCGCCCCGCCCCGCCCGTGGTGACGGACGTCAGCGACCCGTCTGCAGCGCCGCCCAGGTGTCCGGCCCCACGACTCCGTCGGCCGTCAGTCCCCGGCTCGTCTGATAGCCGCGCACCGCGGTCACCGTCGCCGGGCCGAAGCTGCCGTCGACGCCGACCGTCGAACCGAGCGCCGCGGTCAGCGAGCGCTGGAGCCGCTTCACCCCGTCGCCCGAGGCACCCTGCTGGAGGCTCGGCGTCGCGCCGGCCGACAGCAGCGCGGTCCAGGTCCTGGCCCCCACCACGCCGTCGGCGTCCAGTCCGCGGGCCGTCTGATACGCCGTCACCGCGGTCTTCGTGGCCGGGCCGAAGCTGCCGTCCACCGCGCCCGCGGTGTAGCCCTGGTCGTTCAGCAGCTGCTGGACCGCCTTGACCTGGGCACCCGTCGAGCCGCTCTGCTGGGTCGTGTACGCGGCGAAGCTCAGCCCGTCGGCACGGTCGCCGCCGCCGGTGTCCCCGCCGACCAGCTGCATGTAGCGCGTCCAGTCCCAGTAGGGCCCCGGGTCGGTGTGGTCGTTGCCCGGTGCCTCGCTGTGCCCGATGATGTGCGCCCGGTCCTTCGGGATCCCGTAACGGTCGCACAGGTACGTGGTCAGGGCCGCCGACGACCGGTACATCGTGTCCGTGAACCAGGACGGGTCGTCGATGAACCCCTCGTGCTCGATGCCGAGCGCCGAGGCGTTGGCGCTCCTGGCGTGGTACGCGGTGTCGCTGTCGCGCACCGTCTGGGTGATCTCGCCGTCGGAGGAGCGCACCACGTAGTGGGCGCTCACCTCCGCGGTCGGGTTCTGGAACCAGCTGATCGAGCCCGCGTACGAGCCCTGCGTGACATGGACGATCACCTTGTCGATCTTCGCCGAGCGGCCCGCCGCGAAGTTGTGCGGGTCGGCCGGGACCCACAGCGCCGACGGGTAGTCGGGGCTCTGGGTGCGTACGCCGGTGGCGGTGAGCGAACCCTTCTGCGGGGCGACCGGACGGCTCGTCACGGAGATCCGCTCGCCGCCGGGGACGATCGCCCTGAGCCCGTCGGCCAGGAAGGTGTAGACGGTGTCGGCGTAGAGGGTGGCGGCGGGTCCCCGCGCGCCGCCGTACCGGGCGACGGCCGGGTACCAGGCGTCGATGTCGTCGCGGTCCCGGGCGTCGAGGCCGAGCTTGTCCGCGTAACTGCGCAGCACCGCCGCGCCGCCCAGGATGTTGGCCCCGGTGTCGGTGCGGAGCTCGGCGAGGGACTTGCCGGTGAGGGTCGCCGCCCGTTCCAGGGTCCGGTTCGTGGGGTTGCTCACCAGATGCATCACGCCATAGCCGTTGGCCTGGCTGGGGCGCCCGGAGTGGCCGTCGAGCCGGGTCTCGCCGTAACCGACGGCGGCGAGCAGATCGCGCGGTACGTCGAACTCCGCGGCGGCCCGCGCGAACGCCCGGTTCATCGGGTGGCCGCCGTCCGGTGCGGCGAAGGCCGGCGAGCCGGTCACGGTGAGGACGGTGGCGGTGAGGGCCGCCAGGACGGATGCGCGGCCCTTTGCGTGGGCTGCGGCGCGGCTGGGCATACCTGCTCCTGCTCGGTGGGGGGAAGAGAACGGCCCCCGGGCCCGAGTGGGGTGGGCCGAGGGGCCGCGAAGCCCGCTCAGCGTATCCATCTGTCTGGGGCATGACAATCACTGCCGGTGTGTCGAACTTCCTTTCACTCCAATGGGGTTGATGCGGCACTACGAGGCCTGCCCGGTGAGCGGATGGGGCGTCACCGGGCAGGGCGGGCAGGCCCCGGGCTACCAGCGGTCGCGGTGGATGACGTCCGCCACCGGGCGGCGCCGTACCGGCCCGAAGTTGCCCTGCGGCCACCCGACCGGAATGGCGGCGTAGGTGTGCATGTCCTCGGGGATGCCGAGGGCCTCCTTCCACTCCTGTTCCAGCATCAGGTGCCAGATGGTGATGTTCGCCGCGAGCCCCAGGGCCCGCGCGGCGAGGAGGACGTTCTGCACACCCGGGTAGACGCAGGAGCCCTCGGCGAGCGCCTGGAAGCGCGTCCGGATGTTCATCATGTGCTCGGTCGCGGCAGGCCCGAGTGCCTGTGCGGAGGCCAGCAGCCCCTCCTCGTCCAGGCGCGGCTCCGGAAACCGGTAACAGGGCACGACCAGCGCCGGCGTATCGGCGAAGTGGTCGCGCTGGTACTCGATCGCGGCGACCATCCGGCCGTACGCCGCCTCGTCCATGCCTTTCGGCGCGTACTTCCCCGTCGTCGCCAGATAGGCGTCCACGCACCGCTTCCACAGCGGCGCCAGACGCGCCATCACCTCGCGGTCGGTCACCACGACGTACTCGTAGCACTGCATGTTGCCGCCGCTGGGACCCCAGACGGCGGCCTGTATGAGCTGCTCCAGCGTCTCGTCCGGCACCGGTTCCGGCTTCAGGCGGCGCATCGCGCGCATGGTGGACATCGTCGGGAAGAGCGCGGGTCCGTCGGCATGAGTCGTGTCGATCGTCATGATCGCGGAGTGTACGGGCCGGTCATCGGCGGCGGGAGGCCTGCCGATCGCCGTGAACCATGTGGATTCGTACAACCGGACGGCCCCCCACCGCACGGGGGAACGCGGATCGGATCTACCTTCGCGAAGGCGTATAAATGGTTCCTCCGGACCAGCCGGCGTCCCCCGATGGCACTCACACCTCACGCGGCAGGGCGTCACCGCGTACGAGAGCGCAGGAGCGCCGCATGAGCACGGCAGAAGAGATCAACACCTTGCTGGTGGCGAACTTCGGCACCGATCCGCTCGCCATCCGGCCCGAGGTGTCGCTCCGTCACCTCAGGCTCGACTCACTGGCGCTGGAGGAACTGCGGCTGCTCATCGAGGACCGGATGGGTGTCGATCTGGACGACGTCCAGCTGACCTCGCGGGACACCGTCGGCCAACTCGTCGACGCGGTGCACCGCAAGGCCGCCGCGTGACGGGCCGCCCGTACCGCCCCGAGCCGTTCGCCGCCGCCGTCACCGGGATCGGCATGGTGACCGCCGCGGGCACCGGGGCCGAAGCGACCTGGCGCACGGTCTCCGAGGCGTCGACCGCGCCGTCGGTCCCGCACCGGCCCGAACTCCACGGGCTGCCCTGTGACTTCATGTACACCATCACCGGCCTCGACCCGAGGGCGCTGCTCGGGGTGGCGACCGCGCGGCTGATGGACCGCTTCTCGCAACTGGCCGTCATCGCGGCCCGCGAGGCCGTCGCCGACGCCGGTCTCGACCCCTCGGTCTGGGACGGCGGACGGGTCGCCGTCGTCATCGGCTCCGCGCACGGCGGACTGCCGTTCTACGACGAGCAGCACACCACCCTCACCGAACGCGGCGCACGCCGTGTCTCCCCGAAGCTCGCCCCGCTCACCGTCGTCAACGGCGCGGCCAGCAGCGTCGCCACCGACCTGGGCGCCCTCGGCCCGAGCCAGGCCGTCTCCACCGCCTGCTCCTCCGGCACCGTCGCCATCGGCACCGCCCACCAGATGCTGCGCACCGGGGCCTGCGACATCGTCATCGCGGGCGGCGCCGAATCGGTCTGCTCCCGACTGCTGATCGCCAGCGCCTGCCAGCTCAAGGCCGTCTCCACCCGGCGTGAGGACCCCGAGGCGGCCTGCCGCCCGTTCGACACCCACCGGGACGGCTTCGTCGTCGGCGAGGGCGCCGGACTCCTCGTCCTGGAACGGCCGGAGCACGCCCGAGCCCGCGGCGCCACCGTCCGCGCGCATATCGCGG of Streptomyces sp. NBC_01363 contains these proteins:
- a CDS encoding N-acetylmuramoyl-L-alanine amidase produces the protein MPSRAAAHAKGRASVLAALTATVLTVTGSPAFAAPDGGHPMNRAFARAAAEFDVPRDLLAAVGYGETRLDGHSGRPSQANGYGVMHLVSNPTNRTLERAATLTGKSLAELRTDTGANILGGAAVLRSYADKLGLDARDRDDIDAWYPAVARYGGARGPAATLYADTVYTFLADGLRAIVPGGERISVTSRPVAPQKGSLTATGVRTQSPDYPSALWVPADPHNFAAGRSAKIDKVIVHVTQGSYAGSISWFQNPTAEVSAHYVVRSSDGEITQTVRDSDTAYHARSANASALGIEHEGFIDDPSWFTDTMYRSSAALTTYLCDRYGIPKDRAHIIGHSEAPGNDHTDPGPYWDWTRYMQLVGGDTGGGDRADGLSFAAYTTQQSGSTGAQVKAVQQLLNDQGYTAGAVDGSFGPATKTAVTAYQTARGLDADGVVGARTWTALLSAGATPSLQQGASGDGVKRLQRSLTAALGSTVGVDGSFGPATVTAVRGYQTSRGLTADGVVGPDTWAALQTGR
- a CDS encoding nitroreductase family protein, producing MTIDTTHADGPALFPTMSTMRAMRRLKPEPVPDETLEQLIQAAVWGPSGGNMQCYEYVVVTDREVMARLAPLWKRCVDAYLATTGKYAPKGMDEAAYGRMVAAIEYQRDHFADTPALVVPCYRFPEPRLDEEGLLASAQALGPAATEHMMNIRTRFQALAEGSCVYPGVQNVLLAARALGLAANITIWHLMLEQEWKEALGIPEDMHTYAAIPVGWPQGNFGPVRRRPVADVIHRDRW
- a CDS encoding acyl carrier protein, whose translation is MSTAEEINTLLVANFGTDPLAIRPEVSLRHLRLDSLALEELRLLIEDRMGVDLDDVQLTSRDTVGQLVDAVHRKAAA
- a CDS encoding beta-ketoacyl synthase; the encoded protein is MTGRPYRPEPFAAAVTGIGMVTAAGTGAEATWRTVSEASTAPSVPHRPELHGLPCDFMYTITGLDPRALLGVATARLMDRFSQLAVIAAREAVADAGLDPSVWDGGRVAVVIGSAHGGLPFYDEQHTTLTERGARRVSPKLAPLTVVNGAASSVATDLGALGPSQAVSTACSSGTVAIGTAHQMLRTGACDIVIAGGAESVCSRLLIASACQLKAVSTRREDPEAACRPFDTHRDGFVVGEGAGLLVLERPEHARARGATVRAHIAGYGASSDAYSAVAPDPEGLGIERALRFALADAGIGAGDIGHVNAHGTSTVSNDLIEATMLRRVLGEHPLVTSTKAMTGHTLGAAGGIETALTVLALQHRLVPPTMNLDAPDPAIPIEVVSKEARPGTFDAAVKTSLGFGGHNAALVLTRA